GGGTCATGGGACGACTGGAGTCAGGCACGGAAACTAGAAAATAAGTAAGTAGGACTCTAGTCTAGGGCTAAGCGAGTTTATCAAGCAAGCTTTTGTAAGccaagattttgacaaaatcgcctctgcagttccagaacaagTCGCTAGGGGTCCAAACCATATTTGCTATATCACAAGGCCACAGCATGCCCAGGTCAAAATATACCAAAAATAAGACTTAAAGTTCTGTTGCAATATCAAGGTCGCATGTCTGGtattttaaaatcttttgaTTTTGTTGCAATTATGGGAATGTTTGTCTGAGTAATATTTATGTAAATTTCtgatatgtgtaaaattgaaaccCGGAAAACCCTGCACAAAAATCCACGGATGATCATATATGTGAATGAGCTTTTTGatgtttgtatgttgtatttaatGCTTTTATGTTTAGTTTGGTATGTGTTAGTTTAatattgtatatgtaaacaTTGTCATTGCAAGTTCTGATGTTTTTGTGAGTTTGTTAGTGCTTAGATTGTGGTATCTTTATGTATATGTGATGTGTTTATACTTGTGATTTCTtgtcttgtatttttatatttgtccTTTTGTTGCAAATGGGAATGTTTGAGTAATATTTCTGTAAATttgtgatatgtgtaaaattgaaaccagggaaggaaaaccctgcacagaaacccagGGATGACACCCCTGCACAGAAGTCCTGGGGAAGAAACCCCAGCACAAAAAATCCAGGGGGGATAAAACACCCCTGTAAAAAAAGTCCTAGGGAGCAAACCCTAGccaaaaaaagccagtgggaatggcccctgcaacaatatgtaaatgtgttatagtatATAGTACTGCATATGTCTAGATGATGGAGTAAATAGTAAGACACTAGTGTGTAAAATATGGTAAGGGAATGCTCGTGTAAATATTCTATAATGATTGTGTTTAGTTTTAAGTGAttatctttgaatgttttgtaatttataacttgtgaataaaatgtgagaaaaaaaatatcaaggtcgcataccagggggcccaaaattgactttgccctttgtcttcccaacagcTACTCACATACCTGATATCATCGTAATCTATTTAGAGGTTTTTGAGTTCTGCTAACTACAAATATcgggaaacacaaacacaaaacacacacagacacccacACACACAGCCTCACcccaaacaatatctccataTTTCAGACATATAATCAGACTGATTGATCCTTACTATTATCTTGCAGGGAGGACACGTTGGAAGCGTGTCTTGACTTACCCAGTGGAGACTATGAGTATAAATTCAAGATGGGCAAAACCTGGTTCTGCGACACGACAAAGGTATAGTGCACAGAAAGTTAACTTTCTCAACTAGAGTGCTATCCTTCTCTACGAAGGAAAAAGTCAATGCAATCTGTTTCATCTTAGCTTTGGCACAACCTATAAAGCTAAAAGCATAGGCAGTTTACATGCCGGAACAAGACATGACTATAGTAGCCTTTAACAGGGGGCAGAGGCTGAATATTGAAGATGCCAACACTGATGTTTGAGAGACTTGTGCGCATTATAATGGACCCCAAACCAGTGTTTTTTTAACGAAGGGATTTGTGTTCTTTAGTTTCACCGTATCTATCCCCCACCTCCGTGTTCTACATTATTCATTCACTCTAGAATATCCCATATCAAAGTATTATTTTCTATACAAAATTCACCTATTGAGAAGTTCCTCTTTACCTCCCTCCCCCACAGCCAGTAGTGCCGAACGTGTTTGGAACACTCAACAACTACATTGAAGTAGTCAAAGAGACGGATGGAGGCTCAGCTACAAGTTTTCCCGAGACGGTTCAAGTCACGCATCTTGACCCTGAAATACTGCAGCAGGCACTTGCCAAAGTCTCGGAGGAGACACAAACGAGTGAGGTTGAAATTGAGAAAACTGACGAACGCAGCACTGCAGGAGGAGACGACAAGAATTCAACAACTTTTGTTGAAGAGCAGACGCCGATCCAAGAAGACAAGGTCTCGGAGGAGAAAGAAACGAGCAAAGATGGAGTTGAGAAAACTGATGAAAGCACTATTGCAGAATGTGTCAGGATCTCAGCAACATGTGTTGAAGAGAAGACGATCCAAGAAAACAAGGTCTCGGAAGAAAAAGAAGCGCCAGAAGATAAAATTGAGACAACTGATGAAAGTGGCATTGCAGAAAAAGACGACAAGATCTCTCCAACATGTTCTGAAGAGCAGACGATCCAAGAAGACACGGAGCCAACAGCGACAGTCGCACCACAGCAGTTTGTCATACAAGATTCACTGATGAGCATTTGTATGACGCCTGACATGCCTCCTCCAGTCATTTCAAAGCAGGCGACACATGAAGACAAGGATTTCTCCGAGGAAACAGTTTCACAGGGACGAAAAAGAGACGAGCCTACTGTCTGTGTCTGTAGAAAGCCAGTGCCGATTCCGGTCAGACCAGTTCCACAGGAGACTACTTCAAATGATGTCATCGAGTCTGAATCCGAGGCCATCACTGAAACAGCGTCACAAGATGAAACAGCTGCAGAGGGTTCTGAAGACACGAGTCAAAAGTCAAACGAAACAGCACAACAACATGAAGAAGTAGTAAAGGAAGAACAACCCGAGTTGACTATGGAAACAAGAGTTGAGAACTTTGATCAAACTGCTGTTAGCGTGGTCGAAAGGCTTGAAGAAAAGGATGACATTAAAACAACAGCCCAAGAGACAACCCAAATGGTTGAAACAATCACTCCAGATGTCGAAAAGGAGTCGAAAGAAAGGGTTACACCAGATAGCGTTGAGAAAGAAGAGGACAATACTGTGCCGGAGGCAATTATGATAAAAGACACAACAGGGAAAGGAGTTGCCTTTGTGGAAAAGGAGGCAAAACCAGACGAAAGAGCTGAAGATGAGGAAACTGTTTCACGGGAAGGAAAAACAGACGAGCCTGTGATCTGTATCtgttataaaccaactccagtCACACTAGTTCTATCACCAGAGACTACATCAGAAGATGCCATCGAGCCCAAATCCGTGGCCACCACTGACACAACATCACCAGATAAAACAGTAGGAGATATTGCTGAAGGCACTGATAAAAAGCCAGACGAAACAGCACAACAACAAGAAGTAAAGGTGGTGGAAGAACAACCTGAGTCGTCTGTGGACGAAGAAGATGGGAAGCCAGTTGAACAGGCTGCAGATGACAATGTTCAGAAGGTAGAAAGCGTAGAAGTTTCCATGGAAACACCATTACGAGATGAAGAGGTTGaaataattgatgagaaaagaGAAGAAGTTGTCCAAGACATCAAAGAGAAGCCAGATCAGAAGGTTTCCAATGAGGAAACACCTCAGAACGAAGCAACTGAGAGGCCTGACCTGGACGTTAGTGACAAATCAGAGGAAAAGACTTCTTCTCAGACAACACATCCAGACCAAGCAGCTGACGAGGACGTCATAGACATTGTAGTGCAGTCGGTAGACGAAACAGTTGTTAAAGCTGCCCCAGCCGCGGGTGAGACGTTTGAAGAGAATATTCATACCGAAGTCACACTACCAGATGAAACGATTAAAACAACTGTGCCATGTACTGTGGCTGCACCGGAAGAGATAGATGAAACAAATGTTTGGCCACCACAAGAGATAACTATTCAAGAAGCTGTCACGAATCTTGAAACTGCAGTCATAACAGAATCGCCTACACAAGACAAAGACGATACTGCAGCAGACTTTGTCGCTGCAACAGACGAATTGGCTGCGTCCGAAATCCAGCGACGAGTGACAGATTCAGTTCAAGAAGTTTCCCCACAAATCGCTGAAAAGGTAGAAGATCAGGACGCTACAGCTACAAAAAAAGATGAGGAATCCTCCGAAATACCTCAGTCAGAGGGAACCACTCATGACACTGTGTTGGTAACGTCTGAAGACGTATATGAGAAAGGTCATTCTGAAATATCTCCAACTAAGGAACCAGTTGAAGTAATTGTCTTAGACACTGTTGAAAAATTGGACGACACTACCCAGACGGAAACCCCACCGGCACTGCCAACTGGAGTAGCAGACACTGCTGAGAAAGTTACCTCCAAAACAGCACCAACGTTTGAACCTACACAGAAGGATGCCCCTGACATAGCTGAAGAGGTGAAGGTTATAACGGTAAAGATTACGAAGGAACCACAGACAGGCAAACCATTTAAGGCGGCTGCTTTACAAAGCAAAACGTATGCTCAGGCTGTCAAGGACAGTTTCCCCAAAGTTGAGAAGACCGTACAGGAAAACGGAGACATGTCAGATGTGGGCGAAACTCACAAGGAGACACCACCAAAAGACAAGTCGGTCGATGAGACTGTGCCAGAAAATGTGGAACTACCAAAAGAGGAAGTTACTGAAATGCTGCCATCAGAAAAAGTCGAGGAGAAAGTGTCAGAAAAGGAGGAGCTAACAAAAGAAGAAATCCACATCGATGCACCATCCGAAGACATAATCATTAAGACGATAGTAGAGCCACAAAGCGTGGAGTTTGGAGAAGAGAAAGTTCACACAGAAACTCCACCACCAGACAAGCCAGTTGAGAGGGTAGTATCAGAAAAGACGGAAGAACCTAAAATGGAAATCCACACTGAAACTCCACCAGAAGACAAAACGCCTGAAAACACTGTACAACAGCAACAAGTAGAAGTGGtggaagaagagaaagaggagGTACAAGTCGTAGTACAAGAGAAAGTACAAACAGAAACACTATCACCAGACAAGACAGTTGAGACGAAAGTATCAGAAAAGATGGAAGGACTGGAAGAGGAAGTCAGCATTGAAACGCCACCAGAAGACAAAACGGTAAAAGAGACTGTAAAGCCACAAGTATCAGAAGTGGTAGAAGAGACAATTCAGACAGAAGCTCCAGATAAGCCAGTTGACGAGAAAGTATCAGAAAAGGTTGAGGAAGCAAAAGAGGAAATCCACACTGAAGCACCACCAGAAGACAAAATAATTATGACGACTGTACAGCCACAAAACGTGGAAGTGGTAAAAGAGACAATTCACACAGAAACTCCACCACCAGACAAACCAGTTGACGAGAAAGTATCAGAAAAGGTGGAGGTACCAAAAGAGGAAATCCACACTGAAACACCACCAGAAGACAAAACGGTGGAAACGACTGTACAGACACATAAGGTGGAGGTGTCAGAAGATACagttcacacaaaaacacaaccaCCAGACAAGCCAGTTGAGAAGGTGTCAGAAACGGTGGAAGTAACAAAAGAGGAAGTCCACATTGAAGCGTCAACAGAAAACGACAAACCAGTTGAAAAGATTGTACAACCACAACAAGTATCAGAAGTGTCAGAGAGGCAAGTTCATACAGAAACTACACAACCAGACAAACCAGTTGACGATAAAGTATCAGAAAAGGTGGAGATACCAAAAGAGGAAATCCACACTGAAACACCACCAGAAGACAAAACGGTGGAAACGACTGTACAGACACAAGAGGTGGAGGTGTCAGAAGATACAGTTCACACAGAAACTTCACCGCCCAAAAAAACAGTTGAGATAATAGTATCAGAAAAGAAGAAGGTAGTAAAAGAGGAAGTCCACACTGAAACGCCACTAGAAGACAGATCCGTTAAAGAGACTGTGCAACCACAAAAGGTGAAAGTGGTAGAAGATAAAGTTCAACCAGAAACTCCACCATCAGACAAGCCAGTTGAGATAATAGTATCAGAAAAGACGGAGGTAGTAAAAGAGGAAGTCCACACTGAAACACCACCAGAAGACAAGACGGTTGAAAAGACCATACAACATATAACAGTAGAAGTGTCAAAAGAGGAAAGTCACACAGAGACTCCACCAACAGACAAGCCAGTCGAAAAGAAAGTATTAGAAAAGGTTGAAGTACCGAAAGAAAAACTCCACATTGAAGCAAAATCAACAGTTGAGGAAACAGCCCCACACATAGTGGAGTGTTACAAAACTATTCACGAAATACTGACAGAGACAGAACCAACAGACAAAACAGTCGAAATAAAAGTATCTGACAAGGTGGAAGTACCAACAGAAAAACTCCACACTGAAGCAGAATCAATAGTTGAGAAAACAGCCCCTCCCAAAGTGGAGCCATGTTACAAAACCATTCACGAAATCCTGATGGAAGATACTACAGAGAAGATCCCACTGTTTGAGTATACCCAGTTCACACTTGTATGTAAGGAGGAGACCAGTGGTGACGTGTTCGTTCAAGGATCATGGGACGGATGGAAGGAGTCATTCAAACTCAACAAAAGGTAACGTTAAATCTACTAAATGACTGGTAGATTACTTTGCCTTTCTCATGTAGTTTTAAACGTTGAAGTTGTAAACGTTGCTCCTATATGTTATTGATTGTTATTCTAGATCTTTCCTTGTCAAATTTAAATCAATTTGTATTGTCTGTCAGCAGCGCTAGCCcgttgtaatagccacaggcggctagttgggcagccctggatATGCGAGCTGAATAGCCAAACCTATAAGTGAATAGATGGCTACACAACGAGATTTGTGATGCCACGCTGTTAGCGGTAGACGTAATTTTGGGCCGTTGCCACTTTCTCGCCACTTTTGTTCTCTTCAATTCTTTGAAACTCGTTTCTTCAAATTCTTTTTGTAGTGAAGACGGAAGCTACAGCGAATCTGTGATGCTGCCATACGGTCTACATGAGTATAAGTACCGAGTTGGAAACAGTTGGATCCACGACGACACAAAGGTACATAGACATAGGTGAAACATATAGACACTGCATATTGTACTGAGGAAGACGTATGAAAGGCATTGAAAAGCCAGTACGAGAGTAACTGGTTGGGAAAAGAAACGATCCAGTATAAATTGCACTCCTCATTTCCTTACCACAGTCGGCAGTTCGCAACGCGTTCGGTACGATAAACAACGTGCTGAGGGTCCCCGCTGAGGCCGGAGGGAGCGAGTCTGTGGAGATACCGCCTGAAGAAGATAACTTAATAACTAAATTTAAGTCTCTGGTAATTTCTAAACAGCTGTTACGCTTCTACTCCACAGGCCGCGGTACGTAATGCCTTTGGTACGATAAACAACGTGCTGAGAGTCCCCGCAGAGGCCGGAGGGAAGGATTCATTAGAGATCCCACCAGAAGAAGACTCTGACCTGGAGGAGTGTATGAGGGTCCGGCTGGACTGGACAGGAGAGGCGACCGGAGACGTGTTCGTGTCGGGGTCTTGGGACGGCTGGACACGCAGCTGGAAACTAAAGAGGAGGTAAGTTCTGTTCTGTCTCGTTCTGTTAAGCTAAGGTCACAAACCGCCGTGCGTGCAGTTGCATGGTGTCTACGTACTACGAGGAGTGTAGTAGGGTCAGGCTGGACTGGACGAGGCGAGCGGGAACGTGTTCGTGTCCTGGTCCTGGGATGGATGGACGCGATCCTGGAAACTCAAGAAGAGGTGAGaaaaactagcctgggtacggATTAACCTTTGGATCAATCACACGCGTGGCTGTGTGTAAGTTCGTGTGGTCGAACTGCAGGGTGTTCGATCAGAATTCGAAGCCAAAGGCCCTGGGTTCAAATCGCAATATGCTACTGGTCTTgcgtttgggaggtaaaaggcagtggaaggagagggacgGGCAATACGTGTCTCCATACATACTATTACTATTTAAGTAAAGTTCGGTCGACAATACATCTTCAGAGGTTTCGGTTTGTGGATTAAAAATTAGAGATGAACATTCGAAAGGTGGCTTTTGTACATCTTTTTCAAAAGTTGAtgcctttttctttcttctgttttgcAGGAATGACAATGAGTACAGCGTGTCCCTGACTCTACCCTGCCGCCAACACCAGTACAAGCTCAGGGCCGGAGACACATGGTTCTACGACCAGACAAAGGTAAACGCAGGTGtaaatagcctctaccaggctccgcggttTGCGGTCAAATAATGCACATTCAATGCACATCCTGTACGGTACAAATAGTACGCTAAGGGAGTCGATCGGCCATTGGAGTCAGTATGTCAGCCACTTACTAAGATGGCACCAATGACTACTTTTACAGGTTACAGCGTGAAGAACCATGGTCTATTTAATATGTTTTATTTATATaggctctaccaggctccatgggTCGCATACTGATGGCCGGCAGACTGCCCTAGCGCACTATTGTTGACTCTATTGGCTTTTATCATGTCACTGGattctcattgatttttgcATCTCTTTTCAGCCGACTGTTCCCAACAGTTTTGGAACCTTTAACAACACCATTGAAGTCGCCGCGCCGCCCGCAAATGTGGCAAAACCCTGGGGCAAGAGAAAACTGACGGACTTCTGAGTAGATTAGAGTCTAAGTGTAGTTTTGCCTTTATATAGGAAAGGCTTTGGTACAATATTGAAGAGAGACGTACATAGGTTGATTGTACTTCATTTTAATTCATTTTAAATGAACATTGCATATCCGTTGATGGATGTCTTAATTTGCTATGCCTGCTTAAAGTTAAAAATGATGGTGTTTtcaaaccagtttagctcacatAAAATCAATGAACAAATAAAATTAATGTTCCACTGGTTGTAGAGAACGTAATGCGCAGTTCAGTATTAAAAGGTTTGTTATACCTGGGAAATCCCCAAAGCTGCTTTCGACAAGCACAGTGAACAGTGGTTCACGGCTTACCGTCCTATTTTAAGGACTGCAGCCCTTTAGCGTGCATGTCGAGTGAGCGACTCAACCGGTATTCAATATAGAACTCTTGACTTCTTGGTCCAAAAACAGGGTCCCTCGTTACAGGACTGCGCATGTGTAACGAGATGCTTTACAGCTCTTGTTAACTTGCAATAAAAATAAATCAATAGCAAGAATATGAATTTCAGTGCATTTATGTATTCGTAAAAAGGCGGACGACTTTGTGCCAGTGGTTGGTGAAATGTGTGTTATGCATTTACTAAGAAATATGAATAAACGTGGTGGAATTATGGTGTCTCATTTCTATGTGTTTCCTCCCTTTTAAAGGTAGTatgtcactgcacttggggcaccagtgcggtactgcggggttcgtagatgacccAACGAATTGTAGAGACAAATGAACGGATTATCTTACGTTTCAtgttttttgttatcttttaagTCAGACTTTTTCGTATCACGCAATATATcttaattataaaaaatcggcgaaaataacacaacagtgctgcggtgaacgaaccccaaagtgctgcaccggtgccccaagtgcagtgagataccacctttacagtCATCATCATGTTACATTCGAACAACCTTGTATGGACCTGTCTGTTACCCTCCTTCCCATGCATGCCcatatgtttatttatttgtctatttttacTTCAGCATGGCATAAATCACAGAAGCTGGCAGGTCAATGACCTCTCAGTATTTGGAACTATCATTAGTGACGTAGGAGTCATGTCCATATTTGGCGCGCTCGGTATGTGTCTCTAAACTGTATCTAGAACGTACGGTGTGTATGTGCAAGCTATGGATGATGTATTTCTTttattaatcaatcaatcaatgatcaGTTACAACGTCAACTGTGAATAACATCAATGTAGTCTAATAATCAGTGACATAGGAGTCTGTATTTGGTGCGCTCGGTATGTGTCTGTTAACTGTATCTAGAacgtactgtgtgtgtgtgcgaacTGCAAGCTATTACTATCATCATCTGTTACTCtaagactttttttctttattgatcaATGATCAGTGACAAAGACAACTGTGAATAACATCAATGTCGTCTAACTGTATGACGACACGGTACTTAGTTGGGATCTGTCATATCGATGAGTTGTTGccttgtagtaaaaaaaaaacatcacggTTTCTGATGAATGTTCTACCAGCATTGCATGAGAATCCCGTGCATTACATGCAATATATCTGGAGGCACAACTACATGGACACTCACATCTCATCCATCTCCACGTCTAACTATATATCACCGTTTGGGGCAATATAGAAGATCTTGCGAACAGTTATCTCTACCCTTCTAGTTTTTCTGTTCTTCCTAATGTTTCACTTAATGGCATGCCTTTCTATTCATTGATATTACCCCCCCCCCATCTTTTCCATTGAAAACTTTTCCGTTGAGAACTACAGAAGATATGACAACCAGCTTTCTCAACACTTCTTGATTTACTGTTTTTCCTAATGTTTCCCTTAGTGTCACGCCTGTCCATTCTCTAATGTTACTCTTTTTTATTGTCTAGCCCTCTTACTTTCTCCCTGGACGGTTCCCTGCATGATAATTCTGTCTGGCTGGTCCCGATGACCGTGAAAACTACACACGGATTACCGTCCTTATATATAAGTGCACCATATACAGGCCGGTTTACATACGTTCCAGTGACGTGTTAATAGCATTGGCTCCCGGTGCCAAACGGACTCCGCGTAAGCTGGCGAACTCGTGGGCTACGTGCCGCTGAAATGAGATAAATGTGTTTAATGATGCGACCTGGCTCAGTCCCAGCCTGTTCTGTTCATGGGTAGGAAGCAGTGTGCTTCGCGCCGTGGACATGAAAAAGGTAAGCATGTAATTTCtcgatatacatatacaaatacattgCATTCCGATTTAATGACGAGTAATGAAGATGCAAGGGAAGGTTTCTCAGAGAGAGTGACAATACCCTGCTATGAGAGAGAGAATGAAGATTGCATTCAGTAGACATAACAATTGGTTTCTTTAGAGGCACAAACATCATGGTCTTACTATAAGGCTGTTGCGAGTAAGACATTGTTACCTTTTACACTACTTGACAACGTGGAAAGAATCGTAAATTTAATTTACTACCTCTCTATATATATGAGAATGTATTTTCTCACTACAACGCTTGTCGGGTCTTTGTATTTGGTTGTTAATATCCAAACAGATTTAGGGGTGAAAGATCGTAACGTTTTATATGGGCCAACCTCTTACGGTGCCCACTGTCTGCCGATGACCGAATAGGCGTCATGATCAGAGAAACTTGGCGATCAGAAACGTTATTATCCGCAAGCATTTAGCAGCTGCTTTTTTCACAAAGACCTCATTCCGCTATGGAGAGTTCTAGCTGAGGCTAAATTGGATCTGTGTAACCTGCACTTTATAATACGAATACCATACAAACTGCCTGAAAAGATACACGCCATATAAAGTGTAGAAATATTCATCTTTATGTGTAGAATTTTGTCAAGTCGCTAGGTCGCAGGGTTGACGCAGTGAGGTCGCGGCAAGATCGCAGAGTAAACGCAGTAAGGTCGCCGCCCTTGTGGAATAGGACTGCTATCAATACGAGACATACGTGACCAGCAGCCATTGTAAAGGTTCGCAGACTTGTCGCAGTGAGATCGCAGGCTGGTCTTATCAAGGTCGTAGAGTAGTCAAAGCAAGGTTTCCGCCTTTGTGGAATGGGGCTGCTATTAGTACGAGTTGCATGTAACGTCCTCGTAAAAGGTCGCATACTGTTCGCGTAGTGAGGTCGCAGGCTGATCGTAGCAAGGTCGCAAATTAGTCGCACCAAGGTTTCCGCCTTTGTGGAATGGGGCTGCTATTAGTACGAGTTGGATGTGACCTGCCGTCCTCGTAAAAGGTCGCATACTGTTCGTAGTGAGGTCGCAGGCTGATCGTAGCAAGGTCACAGATTAGTCGCAGCAAGGTTTCCGCCTTTGTAGAATAGGACTGGTATCAGTACGAGGTGCACGTGACCAGACGTCCTTGTATAAGGTCGCAAACGGTGTATAGATCACGAGCTGAGTGGTTATCCACACATTAACGTCACATGCGCGGGCTCTATGGCACGTAGTCAGATGACAGACAGATGATACAAAAAGGAGTTACTCGATCAACTAAATGTAAATTTAGAAAATTTTCTAAAACctcaaaaaaattccaaaatcatattcagtcgcttgactttgaaaaatgaaataaaaaagaaacttttcaGATTATTTGTAGTAAAGTGAGTGGTTAAACACACATTAACGTCACATGCGCGGGCTCTATGGCACGTAGTCGGATGAtaaacctacctacctagtcccatGACCTCCatttctttgggggggggggggggggtggcaagGCAGCCATGAAGATAGAGTTACTACGGCAAATAGCAGTTACTAAGCAACGGACtttgattttagaaaatattctaaaacctctaaaatttgtcaaaatcatatctagtcgcttgacatgactttgaaaaataaaataaaaatgaaaatttggagaaattttcaaattatttgTTGTTAAGTGAGTGATTACCACACATTAAGGTCACATGCGCGGGCTCTACGGCAAATAGTCGGATGACATACGGATGATACAATAAGAAGTTACTCAAAGACAAGCAACTAGACATGGTTTTGGTAAGTATTCCTAAAcctctaatatatatatatttaaaccatgtCTATTCGCGAtgatttctttaaattttcaaaaagtcaattttggaaaattttCGAATAATTTGTAGTTAAGTGTTAAGTGAGTGCTCACGATAGACAGATGGTACGAAAAGGAGTTACTTaggcaaatggatatgattttggaaaatttccaaacttcaaaaatcatatccaaacATATAATCCAAAAtacagtcactcaagcaactcgACACGATTTTGGAAAAgttccaaaatgtttcaaattccATATCCAAACATATCATCCAAAAAGCAGTtcctcaaacaactggatataagtttagaaaattaccaaaatttccaaaaaatcatacagttgcttgagtaactgttttctggcgtatcttattacccggatgtctaaccttcaggTCGATTTATCCTCTTAAGAGAGGTGACACTGACCTTCATCGACGAGACAGCTTACAATGTATTACCGCGGATACGTTTGAACTAGAATAATGGAGCTGACTTAACTCCTTTACCAAGGGGTATTTTTATCCAAGACAATGACATTATAAACGGTCATTCACTCAGACACACTGAAAGGTTATTTTTTGGTACTATATAATAGCGTTTGGGGGTGGTGTTCGTCGGAGAGTCGGGCAAATTTTTTCCAAGGCCctcccctcctatcaactttgaaatatATTCAAGACGTCAATACAATGTAGATCAC
The sequence above is drawn from the Branchiostoma floridae strain S238N-H82 chromosome 17, Bfl_VNyyK, whole genome shotgun sequence genome and encodes:
- the LOC118404355 gene encoding titin-like, encoding MEEDTLEACLDLPSGDYEYKFKMGKTWFCDTTKPVVPNVFGTLNNYIEVVKETDGGSATSFPETVQVTHLDPEILQQALAKVSEETQTSEVEIEKTDERSTAGGDDKNSTTFVEEQTPIQEDKVSEEKETSKDGVEKTDESTIAECVRISATCVEEKTIQENKVSEEKEAPEDKIETTDESGIAEKDDKISPTCSEEQTIQEDTEPTATVAPQQFVIQDSLMSICMTPDMPPPVISKQATHEDKDFSEETVSQGRKRDEPTVCVCRKPVPIPVRPVPQETTSNDVIESESEAITETASQDETAAEGSEDTSQKSNETAQQHEEVVKEEQPELTMETRVENFDQTAVSVVERLEEKDDIKTTAQETTQMVETITPDVEKESKERVTPDSVEKEEDNTVPEAIMIKDTTGKGVAFVEKEAKPDERAEDEETVSREGKTDEPVICICYKPTPVTLVLSPETTSEDAIEPKSVATTDTTSPDKTVGDIAEGTDKKPDETAQQQEVKVVEEQPESSVDEEDGKPVEQAADDNVQKVESVEVSMETPLRDEEVEIIDEKREEVVQDIKEKPDQKVSNEETPQNEATERPDLDVSDKSEEKTSSQTTHPDQAADEDVIDIVVQSVDETVVKAAPAAGETFEENIHTEVTLPDETIKTTVPCTVAAPEEIDETNVWPPQEITIQEAVTNLETAVITESPTQDKDDTAADFVAATDELAASEIQRRVTDSVQEVSPQIAEKVEDQDATATKKDEESSEIPQSEGTTHDTVLVTSEDVYEKGHSEISPTKEPVEVIVLDTVEKLDDTTQTETPPALPTGVADTAEKVTSKTAPTFEPTQKDAPDIAEEVKVITVKITKEPQTGKPFKAAALQSKTYAQAVKDSFPKVEKTVQENGDMSDVGETHKETPPKDKSVDETVPENVELPKEEVTEMLPSEKVEEKVSEKEELTKEEIHIDAPSEDIIIKTIVEPQSVEFGEEKVHTETPPPDKPVERVVSEKTEEPKMEIHTETPPEDKTPENTVQQQQVEVVEEEKEEVQVVVQEKVQTETLSPDKTVETKVSEKMEGLEEEVSIETPPEDKTVKETVKPQVSEVVEETIQTEAPDKPVDEKVSEKVEEAKEEIHTEAPPEDKIIMTTVQPQNVEVVKETIHTETPPPDKPVDEKVSEKVEVPKEEIHTETPPEDKTVETTVQTHKVEVSEDTVHTKTQPPDKPVEKVSETVEVTKEEVHIEASTENDKPVEKIVQPQQVSEVSERQVHTETTQPDKPVDDKVSEKVEIPKEEIHTETPPEDKTVETTVQTQEVEVSEDTVHTETSPPKKTVEIIVSEKKKVVKEEVHTETPLEDRSVKETVQPQKVKVVEDKVQPETPPSDKPVEIIVSEKTEVVKEEVHTETPPEDKTVEKTIQHITVEVSKEESHTETPPTDKPVEKKVLEKVEVPKEKLHIEAKSTVEETAPHIVECYKTIHEILTETEPTDKTVEIKVSDKVEVPTEKLHTEAESIVEKTAPPKVEPCYKTIHEILMEDTTEKIPLFEYTQFTLVCKEETSGDVFVQGSWDGWKESFKLNKSEDGSYSESVMLPYGLHEYKYRVGNSWIHDDTKAAVRNAFGTINNVLRVPAEAGGKDSLEIPPEEDSDLEECMRVRLDWTGEATGDVFVSGSWDGWTRSWKLKRR